In the genome of Massilibacillus massiliensis, one region contains:
- a CDS encoding tyrosine-type recombinase/integrase, with amino-acid sequence MDNEQQEKYIRYREDRNSYEVQLRPKVDGKTISIVRTAKTMEKAKEIRDDLMDLYKMDKSLLLAVASKGNKREPKVDPNKPINLKENILKWYKFAKRVAIEDSTIESYDTMLFVHVIPILGTLDVKKIDSETMQIFFSSILKNGNKHAHKKGNELSLKYVKKIKTFVKSYFSYLVSHKTISENPCDNVKLPRQPKVERPFFKENDKRTFMKYLKRHNYNKYFLFKIYFETGCRRGEILGIPWKHVDFNKGGAFIKPTVIKDIKNFKGKLKETPKTDASIRWVWFSDSTMFGLRMMYESQKRTESDFSGDTLVFHKKDGSCYTPGSISQSFKRYVRILGLDDKLTLHSTRHTMAKILLKERVPLPTIQRIGGWGNATTLLNTYGHSESEEDIEFMQYLSI; translated from the coding sequence ATGGATAACGAACAACAAGAGAAATACATTAGATACAGGGAGGATCGTAACTCATATGAGGTGCAGCTAAGACCAAAAGTTGATGGTAAGACAATATCAATTGTACGCACAGCAAAGACCATGGAAAAGGCTAAAGAAATTAGAGATGACTTAATGGATCTATACAAGATGGACAAGTCATTACTCTTAGCTGTGGCAAGCAAAGGAAATAAAAGAGAGCCTAAAGTAGATCCTAATAAGCCTATAAATCTTAAAGAGAATATTCTGAAGTGGTACAAGTTTGCAAAAAGGGTGGCTATAGAGGATTCAACAATAGAGTCTTATGACACAATGCTATTTGTTCATGTTATTCCAATTCTGGGCACATTAGATGTCAAAAAGATAGATAGTGAAACAATGCAGATATTTTTTAGTTCGATATTAAAAAATGGGAACAAACATGCACACAAAAAAGGTAATGAGCTAAGTCTCAAATATGTAAAAAAGATTAAAACTTTTGTAAAAAGCTATTTTAGCTACTTAGTGTCTCATAAGACTATCTCTGAGAACCCATGCGATAACGTCAAGTTACCAAGGCAGCCTAAGGTTGAGCGACCGTTTTTCAAAGAGAATGACAAACGTACATTCATGAAGTACCTCAAAAGACATAACTATAATAAATATTTTTTGTTCAAGATATACTTTGAAACTGGGTGTAGACGTGGAGAGATCCTAGGAATCCCTTGGAAGCATGTTGACTTTAATAAGGGTGGCGCTTTTATTAAGCCAACTGTGATTAAGGACATCAAGAACTTCAAAGGAAAATTAAAGGAAACTCCTAAGACTGACGCATCAATTCGATGGGTATGGTTCAGCGATAGTACTATGTTTGGATTAAGGATGATGTATGAGTCACAGAAGAGAACTGAGTCAGACTTTAGTGGAGACACACTTGTGTTTCATAAGAAGGATGGTAGTTGCTATACACCAGGGAGTATCTCTCAATCTTTTAAGCGTTATGTGAGGATACTTGGCTTGGACGATAAGCTGACATTGCACTCAACCAGGCATACTATGGCAAAGATATTACTAAAGGAAAGAGTCCCATTGCCTACAATACAACGCATAGGTGGGTGGGGGAATGCGACTACACTATTAAACACTTATGGACATAGTGAGTCTGAGGAAGATATTGAGTTCATGCAGTATCTTTCTATATGA